The genomic DNA TATCCAAAATCATGCTCTTTCCTAATATAGTCCGGTAAACCGTTCCATATCTTTGGAGCATCTGCAGTAAATGATCTGTCCCTAAGAGTGCATTTGAACTTAGCGATAGGGTCTTGCAAAATAACGCCCACATTACTCCGCAGGCTATAGCGAGAACACGTTTAATATTTATGAGATTGCTTAAATACGCAGGCCCCAGATTGTGAATAGCCTTGAAAGAGATCGCAGCGATTTTATAGCAAATTCGGAACTTCACCAGTAACCAATGCAGTGCAAGCAGCACTGGGTTAATATGACCGTACCTGGGTGTATCGGTAATAAGGTCGCGCTGCGGAATTCTGAATCGAAGACGTTGCAATTTGGAAAGATGCACAGCTGGTACACCATAGAGAAGACCGTTGCAATAACAAATGCATGCCGTGATCACGCCTTGTACAAGTCGTTTGGTGGAAGCAGGCGTCAAGAACGTCCTGATTTATCTGATATTATGCAGGTGATAGTAGATTGATTAACAAGTCGCGAAACCCGGAGTCGGAACACGTTcgtgttttggacctcggaatCATTGCTAATCATtcctagcctgtgtagcaggcacttggaagtagtgggcgaaagaaaGTAAGGGCGCGCGCGAGGCAGACACGCGAGGGTTGAGGGAGCAGTAAAATGGCAGCCGTAATTAAACTTGTCAGGCGGATTGATTGGACTCCATGTCCTAAAAGTAGTGCGTGGGAAGAACTGATACAGAGATCAATACACCCAACCTAATTTTAAGGTTGTTTTCTGTCTATTTGAAGCTTTTAGTAGTAACCAAACAAAGACTTCTCCAGACAGTGCAATAATTCAGGAAAACTGGAAGAACTAAGAATTAAGTCACCATGCGCTTTGAAGATTAGTTTACACAACATGGATGTGGGGAAAAACtagtaaaataaatattgatatGGAAAGCACGTAATTACGAGAATAGCTTGCGAGTAAATCCAATGCACTGAAATGGCAGACAGCGCACAAATTTTTATATACCCTACTACTAGCCGAGGTTTCTTTCAGGTATCGTTTTCAGCATTAAAGAAGTTTTTCACTTTGTCGCCTCCCATAACggacacaaaaattaaaaccattgtTGTTCAACTTGGTCAATAATGCATATAACACACGCGTGTAATGTACACTAAGTTGTCATACGTCAAGCTTGAAATGGACAGGTAACATGAAAAGTCATTAAAATCACTGATCAGTCCAGTTCATTTCACCTGAGCCTGGCACAGGGCACATCATAGTTCGAAGTTAGCTTGAACAACTAAAAAACTTTTCTGAACTCTCGGCACCGTATCAGCCCGACGAAGACGTGCGTACTGTTTTCTGACTGACTGCAGCTTTTGCAAACAACCGACAGAAACACAAACCTTTAAAGACCAGACTAGAATTACCGCGTATTCAGCCTTGagttacactcttttttttataagaatgttgttttccctggccaggctgaatattctcaTTTTTCCACCGATTTTAGGCTGTAAATGTTCTTGTACTATTCTTAAtaatagcttatgacatttccgttttagaatacattggggtatcaattatagctttgttaaatataattagctagttttgccgtttaaagaaaggaataaattgaaaacgTATATTTGTGTTGTATTTACAGTTTTTTaccacacaaaattatatccttttcaaaatttcagccTAGGCcgggtttattcttaaagtaTTTCTTaagatttcgcaaatttcagcctcgatattcttataaaatatatccttagagaaaaaaagagtgtatttgCATATTGAAAATGATGTGCGAATCGACATCAATATCACTTTCCACTCAATCTAAAAGAGCGATACTAAATAAAGCCCTCACGTACATCTCGTTTCATGACAGAGAAATATGGCACTGACAAACTTTACTGAAGATGAAAACCAGAAAACATTCAAAGAACTGGTCTGCTCGGCGGAGTTTTTTAGAGGTGTAGATAGCGAGCTTATCTTTCTCTCAGcaattaatatttttcttgCCATTACTGtatttctggggaacactctgatcctagttgccctACAAAAGGAAACctcacttcatccgccgtccaaactcctgtatcgtaacctagcgataactgatctctgtgttggtatcattgtgGAGCCTTTGTATGTGACAAATTGGACTTCTGTCTTGAAagaaagatgggatatttgctattaTTCTTTTCGGACAGCAGCTTTCTCGGGTTATACTTTGTGTGCAGTATCTTTATTATCGgtgactgcaataagcgtggacagacttctcgccttgttgctggggctcagatacagacaagttgtaactttgagaAGAACGAGTATAACTGTGATaggtttttggattttgtccATCGTTGGTGCATCTACTATTATTTGGAATCTATTTATAACCACATGGTATCAATACATAGTTGCAGGATTGTGTCTAGTCACTATAATCTtcgcttacacaaaaattttctgtactctgcgtcataaccaaattcatTTTCGGAACCATGTTGCTCAAGGACAACCGAGACAAGCAATTCCactgaacatagctcgatacagaaaggcagtgtacagtgcactgtgggtgcagggaacaatggttgtttgttatctgccgtTTACTATAGCGGTCGCTTTGATGCCTCAAAGAGGGATACCTATATCCGCATATCGTGCTTGGCATTTTACGGCTACTTTAGTTTACGTAAACTCGTCTTTAAATCCCTTGctgtactgttggaagatcagTGAAGTAAGagaagctgtaaaagaaacattaaggcaaCTCTTCTGTCGATCGAGTTAGTTTATTATGCTTTTCAGCTGAAAAATCATACTGATAAATAACTGCAAGTACCGATCGTTTCCTTTATTCATGTCTTATCAACTGCCGTTTAATTAGTCGAACTAGCTTTAGCAGGGCGAGAATCTAAAACTtcagccgtttttttttttttttttcgtcggtCATCCCCAAATGGTCGGCcatggtcccagaggtttttagCGGAGACCGGGGAAAATGGGGATAACAATCGTGACGACTTCCGttgtaataataacaataataataataataataataattattattattattattattattattatcattatcattattaataataaataataattttattcaactttaaaaaatatgtacataatttacagaaatatttggagtaagaattaagcactatataaCATTAACAATAGtataaattgataaaaatagcaatcactgtgtcaataacgatttcaCAAATACATTCCTCGCGGTTCAGATGCGGTTCGCACTAGCTCTTGCAGGcagtccagagttttaaattaagtcattaccAATCCGTCTCTGAtatcaaaaggaaaaacaagttaaaaagaataataataataataataagtatgtgtaatcaaatggtgacgagtgaaattagggaataatttctcgcgcgttttgtccaaatccttataatttggacaaaacgcaagtgaaattattccctaatttcacgagtataccatttggttacctattaatatcatgggtgacgaattaccttAGCAATCAAGGATTTTTCACTTGTtcatcctggatcgtatcgatcgatcgtgaCCTCCACTTTCTCAAacgtttaaaatttgaaatttggcataagttttcagaatttttcgacaacatacctctaagaatccttcttgatgtgctcttttgtgtgttcaggttttctaaagcgtctttttatgccctgacatcttcattgatgacattttaaaacttcgccg from Porites lutea chromosome 6, jaPorLute2.1, whole genome shotgun sequence includes the following:
- the LOC140942278 gene encoding melanocyte-stimulating hormone receptor-like yields the protein MALTNFTEDENQKTFKELVCSAEFFRGVDSELIFLSAINIFLAITVFLGNTLILVALQKETSLHPPSKLLYRNLAITDLCVGIIVEPLYVTNWTSVLKERWDICYYSFRTAAFSGYTLCAVSLLSVTAISVDRLLALLLGLRYRQVVTLRRTSITVIGFWILSIVGASTIIWNLFITTWYQYIVAGLCLVTIIFAYTKIFCTLRHNQIHFRNHVAQGQPRQAIPLNIARYRKAVYSALWVQGTMVVCYLPFTIAVALMPQRGIPISAYRAWHFTATLVYVNSSLNPLLYCWKISEVREAVKETLRQLFCRSS